Proteins from one Streptomyces sp. NBC_00390 genomic window:
- a CDS encoding universal stress protein encodes MGEERRWETMLPLVVGIDGSDCSLEAVDWAVREAAVHGLFVRLVYASRWERYEGVSPADSPDRPSEQVLIDTLVAAAAERARRADPAVEVVTDVLAEDTVTTLVNESHHAAMLVTGSRGRGGLKDRLLGSVSLGVAARAHCPVVVVRGDRAGWETTGRPVLLGVPDPDEGSSAIRYAFQEAAARGCRLEAVRAWRTPLFKALGHPRAPGGSGADGQEAAADRIDAAVADGAQEHPGLALHRTTAEGPAHKVLVQGSAAAGLVVVGARRRHGHGGLQLGRVAHAVLHHSECPVAVVPDV; translated from the coding sequence TTGGGCGAAGAAAGGCGGTGGGAGACGATGCTGCCCCTGGTCGTGGGAATCGACGGTTCCGACTGCAGCCTCGAAGCGGTGGACTGGGCCGTGCGCGAGGCGGCGGTCCACGGCCTCTTTGTGCGCCTGGTGTACGCCTCCAGGTGGGAGCGGTACGAGGGCGTCTCGCCCGCGGACAGCCCCGATCGGCCCTCGGAACAGGTGCTGATCGACACGCTGGTCGCCGCCGCTGCCGAGCGTGCCCGCCGCGCAGACCCCGCTGTCGAGGTGGTCACCGACGTTCTCGCGGAGGACACCGTGACCACCCTGGTGAACGAGAGCCACCACGCGGCGATGCTGGTCACCGGATCCCGCGGCCGGGGAGGGCTCAAGGACCGGCTGCTGGGATCGGTGTCGCTGGGTGTGGCGGCGCGTGCCCACTGCCCGGTGGTCGTGGTGCGAGGAGACAGAGCCGGGTGGGAAACGACCGGCCGGCCCGTCCTGCTGGGCGTCCCCGACCCTGACGAGGGATCGAGCGCCATCCGGTACGCGTTCCAGGAGGCCGCGGCGCGTGGCTGCCGACTGGAGGCCGTGCGGGCATGGCGTACCCCGCTGTTCAAGGCCCTTGGTCACCCGCGGGCGCCGGGCGGATCCGGTGCGGACGGTCAGGAAGCAGCGGCCGACAGGATCGACGCGGCTGTCGCCGACGGTGCACAGGAGCACCCGGGGCTCGCGCTGCACCGCACCACCGCCGAAGGCCCGGCACACAAGGTGCTGGTGCAGGGCAGCGCTGCTGCGGGCCTGGTTGTCGTCGGAGCGCGCCGCAGACACGGTCACGGCGGCCTCCAACTCGGCAGGGTGGCGCACGCGGTGCTCCATCACAGTGAATGCCCCGTCGCCGTGGTGCCGGATGTGTGA
- a CDS encoding universal stress protein, with the protein MSRPVAVGVDGSDESLTALDWAADEAAARGTTLRLVYASRWQEHQLAAVKPIRETRDDEAQSLLDAMEKRVQKRRPNVVTVTEEVEDAPARVLVAAAADDAGLLVMGSHGLSGAVGFLVGSVGQEVVGDAKHPVVLVRSGYSEHGAGAAGGEERRGVVLGLDVHDVRDELLDFAFDFAARHGVPLHILNSWHFPAFRHHAGASGGADADSGTRAERESALSDAVRPYRDKFPHVEVSEKAAPGRAAGHLVDAAANAGLVVVGRRRAASGSHIGSVTHAVIHHAPCPVAVVPHA; encoded by the coding sequence ATGTCCCGACCCGTCGCAGTGGGAGTGGACGGCTCCGACGAGAGCCTGACGGCTCTGGACTGGGCAGCGGACGAGGCCGCGGCGCGTGGGACCACCCTCCGGCTGGTGTACGCGTCGCGATGGCAGGAGCACCAGCTCGCGGCCGTCAAACCGATCCGCGAGACCAGGGACGACGAGGCTCAGAGCCTGCTCGACGCGATGGAGAAGCGCGTTCAGAAGCGGCGGCCGAACGTCGTCACGGTCACCGAGGAGGTCGAGGATGCCCCCGCCCGTGTGCTGGTGGCCGCCGCCGCCGACGACGCGGGCCTGCTGGTCATGGGTTCACACGGACTCAGCGGTGCCGTGGGCTTCCTGGTCGGGTCCGTGGGGCAGGAGGTCGTGGGGGATGCGAAGCACCCGGTGGTCCTGGTCCGATCGGGTTACTCCGAGCACGGGGCCGGCGCCGCCGGAGGCGAGGAACGCCGCGGAGTCGTCCTCGGTCTGGACGTACATGACGTGAGGGACGAACTCCTTGACTTCGCCTTCGATTTCGCGGCGCGGCACGGCGTGCCGCTGCACATCCTGAACTCCTGGCACTTCCCGGCCTTCCGTCACCATGCGGGGGCTTCCGGCGGTGCGGACGCCGACTCGGGTACCAGGGCGGAGAGAGAGTCGGCGCTGTCGGACGCCGTACGCCCCTACCGGGACAAGTTCCCGCACGTGGAGGTGTCCGAGAAGGCCGCACCTGGCCGGGCGGCCGGCCATCTTGTCGACGCGGCGGCGAACGCGGGACTCGTGGTCGTCGGCCGTCGCCGGGCCGCGTCGGGCTCCCACATCGGATCGGTCACCCACGCCGTGATCCACCATGCCCCCTGCCCCGTGGCCGTCGTCCCGCATGCCTGA
- a CDS encoding PP2C family protein-serine/threonine phosphatase: MTRRRPIRSATADDLLSTLGQLTDRVRQGAERQKVRVELAEALQRATLPAGLPSPGCLSVAARYAPARNGLDIGGDWYDGFVLPDGSLGFSIGDVQGHGVEAAAFMGQVRIGLRAVAIATTDPGEILGRANDLLLSVDHGLFATCSFLRFDPVTAELQSARAGHVPAVWATASGEGGVAEDEGGVPLGILPGEKYPVARRRLLPGDAYVLLTDGVVEGPSYPIEAGLDAVAGLVRSGVRSGVGAGELASHVMGVAELNDHTDDAAVLVLLHRPQEAAAGDPPAGPR, translated from the coding sequence ATGACCCGGCGTCGTCCCATACGGTCGGCGACCGCCGACGATCTGCTGAGCACGCTCGGCCAGCTCACCGACCGCGTCCGGCAGGGCGCGGAGCGGCAGAAGGTCCGCGTCGAGCTGGCCGAGGCCCTGCAGCGCGCCACACTGCCGGCCGGTCTTCCGTCGCCGGGCTGTCTGAGTGTCGCCGCCCGGTACGCGCCGGCACGCAACGGCCTGGACATAGGCGGGGACTGGTACGACGGTTTCGTCCTGCCCGACGGCTCTCTCGGCTTCTCGATCGGCGACGTACAGGGCCACGGCGTCGAGGCCGCGGCGTTCATGGGGCAGGTCCGCATCGGGTTGCGAGCCGTCGCCATCGCCACCACCGACCCCGGCGAGATCCTCGGACGGGCCAACGACCTCCTGCTCTCGGTGGACCATGGGCTTTTCGCGACCTGCAGCTTCCTGCGCTTCGACCCGGTCACGGCGGAGTTGCAGAGCGCGCGCGCAGGACATGTGCCCGCCGTGTGGGCGACAGCGAGCGGGGAAGGCGGGGTGGCCGAGGACGAGGGTGGCGTGCCCCTTGGGATCCTGCCCGGAGAGAAGTACCCCGTGGCACGGCGGCGACTGCTGCCCGGCGACGCGTACGTCCTGCTCACGGACGGCGTCGTGGAAGGACCCTCGTACCCCATCGAGGCGGGCCTGGACGCGGTGGCCGGCCTGGTCCGCTCCGGCGTGCGGTCCGGCGTGGGGGCGGGGGAACTGGCCTCCCACGTGATGGGGGTGGCGGAGCTCAACGACCACACCGACGACGCCGCCGTCCTGGTGTTGCTCCACCGTCCGCAGGAAGCAGCCGCGGGAGACCCGCCGGCCGGCCCTCGGTAG
- a CDS encoding MASE1 domain-containing protein, producing the protein MSGVVCRERVRRPAAALLRILAVAAAYWASGQIGLLEQVVVEGAVVTPLWPPTGIALSCLLWMGIRVWPGIALGAFLTMASLETVRVAFLGVIAGNTIAPVAAYLVLRRIGFRTELDRLRDGLSLVCVGAGSMLISATMGTGTVVLSGSLTADEFWPVWLAWWAGDVMGVLVVTPLLLVLRRARMPRDTRPYWWTEGVALCLASLGIMFHATRSELPLLFMAFPMLIWAALRYQLPGAAVGALLISVLAISAATSGKGPFEGRTLPEVMVILQALNGAAALTALLLAAIVTEQIGIRRRIEEACSALADVVDQLAPGETAHLWPLPDGRKGEGGR; encoded by the coding sequence ATGTCAGGCGTGGTCTGCCGCGAGAGAGTCCGACGTCCTGCCGCAGCGCTGCTGCGGATCCTCGCCGTCGCCGCCGCCTACTGGGCGAGCGGGCAGATCGGCCTCCTCGAGCAGGTCGTCGTGGAGGGGGCGGTCGTCACGCCGCTGTGGCCGCCCACCGGTATCGCCCTCAGCTGCCTGCTGTGGATGGGGATCCGGGTATGGCCCGGTATCGCGCTCGGCGCGTTCCTGACGATGGCCTCGCTGGAAACGGTGCGCGTGGCGTTCCTCGGCGTCATTGCCGGAAACACGATCGCACCGGTGGCGGCGTATCTCGTTCTCCGGCGCATCGGTTTCCGCACGGAGCTCGACAGACTGCGGGACGGGCTGTCGCTGGTGTGCGTCGGCGCGGGCAGCATGCTCATCAGCGCGACCATGGGCACCGGCACCGTGGTGCTCAGCGGCTCGCTGACGGCGGACGAATTCTGGCCGGTCTGGCTGGCGTGGTGGGCAGGGGACGTGATGGGGGTCCTGGTCGTCACCCCGCTGCTGCTGGTGCTGCGCCGGGCCCGGATGCCGCGGGACACGAGGCCGTACTGGTGGACCGAGGGTGTGGCCCTCTGCCTGGCGTCGCTCGGCATCATGTTCCATGCCACTCGCAGTGAGCTGCCGCTGCTGTTCATGGCGTTCCCGATGCTCATCTGGGCCGCGCTGCGTTATCAGCTGCCGGGCGCGGCGGTGGGCGCGCTCCTGATCTCGGTGCTGGCGATCTCGGCGGCGACGTCCGGCAAGGGACCGTTCGAGGGTCGCACTCTGCCGGAGGTCATGGTCATCCTGCAGGCGCTCAACGGGGCCGCCGCACTGACCGCCCTGCTGCTGGCCGCGATCGTCACCGAGCAGATCGGCATCCGCCGCAGGATCGAGGAGGCGTGCTCGGCCCTGGCGGACGTCGTCGACCAGCTCGCGCCGGGTGAGACCGCCCACCTGTGGCCCTTGCCGGACGGCAGGAAGGGCGAAGGCGGCCGGTAG